One region of Oryza sativa Japonica Group chromosome 5, ASM3414082v1 genomic DNA includes:
- the LOC4337643 gene encoding ABC transporter G family member 16, giving the protein MAILPGDCVVLDIDDAAAQSTPVPYALTFTDLSYTVGSRRAGLLPPLPTDAPPAKALLDGISGEARDGEVLAVMGASGSGKSTLLDALAGRIARGSLRGRVELNGEALHGRRVRAISAYVMQDDVLYPMLTVRETLMFAAEFRLPRALSPDKKRARVDALIGQLGLARAADTIVGDEAHRGVSGGERRRVSIGTDIVHDPILLFLDEPTSGLDSASAFMVVQVLRRIAQSGSVIVMTIHQPSARILNILDRLLLLSRGRTVYAGSPSGLKPFFSVFGYPIPDNENLVEFALDTIRELEHQPDGAAMLVKFSSRWQSSLGALLDTKDDKDRSQRCTMPLELAIAESVSRGKLVAGSGSGTLSSTSVPTYANPWYVEVWVLMKRAFTNTRRMPELFVMRLGTIMVTGFILATIFWRLDDTPKGVQERLGFFAMAMSTMFYVCADALPVFVQERHIYLRETAHNAYRRLSYVVANTAVAFPPLVVLSLAFAVTTFFAVRLSGGGASFAFFALTVLASFWAGSGFVTFLSAVVPHVMLGYTVVVAILAYFLLFSGFFINRDRIPSYWIWFHYLSLVKYPYQAVLQNEFRDAARCFSRGVEMFDGTPIGAMSKAVKLKVLDAIGATLGAPLTAETCVVTGADVLAQQAVTDIGRWKCLLVTVAFGFFFRFLFYIVLHFGSKNKRR; this is encoded by the coding sequence ATGGCGATCCTCCCCGGCGACTGCGTCGTGCTCGAcatcgacgacgccgccgcccaatCCACGCCGGTGCCGTACGCCCTCACGTTCACCGACCTCTCCTACACCGtcggcagccgccgcgccggcctgcTGCCGCCGTTGCCGACGGACGCGCCGCCGGCCAAGGCGCTGCTCGACGGCATCTCCGGCGAGGCGCGCGACGGCGAGGTCCTGGCCGTCATGGGCGCCAGCGGGTCCGGAAAGTCGACGCTGCTCGATGCGCTCGCCGGGCGCATCGCGCGGGGGAGCCTCCGCGGCAGGGTGGAGCTCAACGGCGAGGCGCTCCACGGCCGCCGCGTCCGGGCGATCTCCGCGTACGTCATGCAGGACGACGTGCTGTACCCGATGCTCACGGTGCGGGAGACGCTCATGTTCGCCGCCGAGTTccgcctcccgcgcgcgctctcGCCGGACAAGAAGCGCGCCCGCGTCGACGCGCTCATCGGCCAGCTcggcctcgcccgcgccgcggACACCATCGTCGGCGACGAGGCCCACCGCGGCGTgtccggcggcgagcgccgccgcgtctccATCGGCACGGACATCGTCCACGACCCCATCCTGCTGTTCCTCGACGAGCCCACCTCCGGGCTGGACTCGGCGAGCGCGTTCATGGTGGTGCAGGTGCTCCGCCGCATCGCGCAGAGCGGCAGCGTCATCGTCATGACCATCCACCAGCCCAGCGCGCGCATCCTCAACATCCtcgaccgcctcctcctcctctcccgcggccgcACCGTCTACGCCGGCTCGCCGTCGGGGCTCAAGCCCTTCTTCTCCGTGTTCGGCTACCCCATCCCGGACAACGAGAACCTCGTCGAGTTCGCACTCGACACCATCCGCGAGCTCGAGCACCAGCCCGACGGCGCCGCCATGCTCGTCAAGTTCAGCTCAAGATGGCAATCATCGCTCGGCGCTCTCCTGGACACCAAGGACGACAAGGACCGCAGTCAGCGATGCACCATGCCGCTCGAGCTCGCCATCGCGGAGAGCGTGTCGAGGGggaagctcgtcgccggcagcggcTCGGGGACATTGTCATCGACGTCGGTGCCGACGTACGCGAACCCGTGGTACGTGGAGGTGTGGGTGCTGATGAAGAGGGCGTTCACCAACACGAGGCGCATGCCGGAGCTGTTCGTGATGCGGCTCGGCACGATCATGGTGACGGGGTTCATCCTCGCCACCATCTTCTGGCGCCTCGACGACACGCCCAAGGGAGTCCAGGAGCGTCTCGGCTTCTTCGCCATGGCCATGTCCACCATGTTCTACGTCTGCGCCGACGCGCTGCCGGTGTTCGTCCAGGAGCGCCACATCTACCTCCGGGAAACGGCGCACAACGCGTACCGGAGACTCTCCTACGTGGTGGCCAACACCGCCGTCGCGTTCCCGCCGCTGGTGGTGCTGTCGCTGGCGTTCGCGGTGACCACCTTCTTCGCCGTCAGGCTCTCCGGCGGTGGCGCGTCGTTCGCCTTCTTCGCGCTGACCGTGCTGGCGTCGTTCTGGGCGGGGAGCGGGTTCGTGACGTTCCTGTCCGCGGTGGTGCCGCACGTCATGCTGGGATACACGGTGGtcgtcgccatcctcgcctACTTCCTGCTCTTCTCCGGCTTCTTCATCAACCGCGACCGCATCCCCAGCTACTGGATCTGGTTCCACTACCTGTCGCTGGTCAAGTATCCGTACCAGGCGGTGCTCCAGAACGAGTTCCGCGACGCGGCGCGGTGCTTCTCCCGCGGCGTCGAGATGTTCGACGGGACGCCGATCGGCGCCATGTCCAAGGCCGTCAAGCTCAAGGTGCTCGACGCCATCGGCGCCACGCTCGGCGCGCCATTGACGGCGGAGACGTGCGTGGTGACCGGCGCCGACGTGCTGGCGCAGCAGGCTGTCACGGACATCGGCAGGTGGAAGTGCTTGCTGGTCACCGTGGCGTTTGGTTTCTTTTTCCGGTTTCTGTTCTATATCGTGCTGCACTTTGGCAGCAAGAACAAGAGGCGCTAA
- the LOC4337646 gene encoding uncharacterized protein, which produces MAGGCKAAIGCVDARVPVRASYVSLYKWPESDAEFVRSVAMARRHGGEAAAAAPPPESPAVPHHYYYNGSGSARRGGGEGWYYCSPRVVDSYSCRQIYLRSYTFSKKKETVPERTMACLGRVRDRGAAVFPLFIPHRAGSGGGGGSDAGSVNSASSITRETASTAGDRKRIRRRRSSKGCAVARRLQEASCGAVRALFHRLLACTTSVEVADAGEPTSSR; this is translated from the coding sequence ATGGCGGGCGGGTGCAAGGCGGCGATCGGGTGCGTGGACGCGCGTGTGCCGGTGAGGGCGAGCTACGTGAGCCTGTACAAGTGGCCGGAGTCGGACGCGGAGTTCGTCAGGTCGGTGGCCATGGcgcggcgccacggcggcgaggcggcggcggcggcgccgccgccggagagccCCGCCGTGCCGCACCACTACTACTAcaacggcagcggcagcgcgcggcgcggcggcggcgaggggtggtACTACTGCAGCCCGAGGGTGGTGGACAGCTACTCGTGCCGGCAGATCTACCTCCGCAGCTACACCTTCTCCAAGAAGAAGGAGACGGTGCCGGAGCGCACAATGGCGTGCCTCGGCCGCGTCAGGgaccgcggcgccgccgtcttcccctTGTTCATCCCGCAccgcgccggcagcggcggcggcggcggctccgacgCCGGCTCTGTCAACAGCGCGAGCAGCATCACCAGGGAGACGGCCTCCACCGCCGGTGACAGGAAGAGgatcaggcggcggcggagcagcaaGGGGTGCGCCGTGGCGCGGAGGCTGCAGGAGGCGTCGTGCGGCGCCGTGCGCGCGCTcttccaccgcctcctcgcctgCACCACCAGCGTCgaggtcgccgacgccggcgagccGACGTCATCACGCTGA
- the LOC4337644 gene encoding serine/arginine-rich splicing factor RS2Z33, whose amino-acid sequence MPRYDDRYGSTRLYVGRLSSRTRSRDLEYHFSRYGRIREVELKRDYAFIEFSDPRDAEEARYNLDGRDVDGSRILVEFAKGVPRGPGGSREYMGRGPPPGTGRCFNCGIDGHWARDCKAGDWKNKCYRCGERGHIERNCQNSPRNLRRERSYSCSPSPRRGRGRSRSYSRSRSRSRSYSRSRSRSLSGSPRARRELERSRSLSYSRSPRRSISPAANEKKRSPTPDGSRSPRSPQDQVSPPPKDNAERNGSDHGDSPRGRENSRSPSDGYRSPAAANGRSPSPRNNGSPSPMDNGSRSPRDGNGDGGSRGGSRSPRPSESPEA is encoded by the exons ATGCCGCGCTATGATGATCGTTATGGAAGCACGCGCTTGTATGTTGGTAGACTGTCTTCCCGCACTCGTTCTCGTGACCTAGAATACCATTTCAGCAGATATGGAAG AATACGTGAAGTGGAGTTGAAGCGCGACTACGCATTTATT GAGTTCAGTGATCCCCGTGATGCTGAGGAAGCAAGGTACAACCTTGATGGCAGGGATGTTGATGGAAGCCGCATTCTTGTTGAGTTTGCTAAAGGG GTTCCACGTGGTCCTGGTGGTTCACGTGAATATATGGGGAGAGGACCTCCTCCTGGAACAGGTCGGTGTTTTAACTGTGGGATTGATGGTCACTGGGCAAGAGACTGCAAGGCTGGTGACTGGAAGAACAAATGTTACCGCTGTGGGGAGAGAGGTCACATAGAAAGAAACTGTCAAAACAGCCCAAGAAATCTCAG gcgTGAGAGAAGTTATTCATGCTCTCCATCGCCACGCCGTGGACGTGGTCGCAGTCGGAGCTatagccggagccggagccggagccgcagTTACAG CCGGTCTAGGTCCAGATCCCTGTCTGGATCTCCCAGGGCACGCAGAGAGCTTGAAAGATCAAGGAGTCTTAGTTACAGCAGGAGTCCCAGGCGATCCATCTCCCCAGCAGCAAATGAAAAGAAGCGCAGCCCCACCCCTGATGGTAGCCGTAGTCCAAGGAGTCCACAGGACCAGGTGAGCCCACCACCCAAGGATAATGCTGAGCGTAATGGCTCAGATCACGGTGACAGCCCCCGGGGCAGGGAGAACAGCAGGAGCCCGTCTGATGGCTACCGTAGCCCTGCAGCTGCCAACGGGCGCAGCCCAAGCCCAAGGAACAATGGAAGCCCTAGCCCAATGGACAACGGTAGCCGAAGTCCTAGGGATGGAAATGGTGACGGTGGTAGCCGTGGTGGCTCACGCTCACCTAGACCGAGCGAGTCTCCTGAAGCCTGA
- the LOC4337645 gene encoding ABC transporter G family member 16: MATSAHTVLDVDSGGGAATAAAGPPVPYLLSFTDLSYSVRKGGGGVLSCLPSSRRRRHSNRLASADAPAPPDAPTKALLDGISGEARDGELFAVMGASGSGKSTLVDALAGRIARESLRGAVELNGEPLHGRRLRAISAYVMQDDLLYPMLTVRETLLFAAEFRLPRALSPDKKRARVDALIDQLGLARAADTIIGDEAHRGVSGGERRRVSIGTDIVHDPILLFLDEPTSGLDSASAFMVVQVLRRIAQSGSVVIMTIHQPSARILNILDRLLLLSRGRTVYAGTPVGLKPFFSEFGDPIPDNENPAEFALDTIRELEHQPDGAAPLADFNVKWQSMHAALPAADSKDSKRCTMPLELAITESVSRGKLVAGSGSGTASSTSVPTFANPLSVEVWVLMKRSFTNTGRMPELFVMRLGTIMVTGFILATIFWRLDDTPKGVQERLGFFAMAMSTMFYVCADALPVFVQERHIYLRETAHNAYRRLSYVFANAVVAFPPLVFLSLAFAVTTFFAVGLAGGGGSFLFFVLIILASFWAGSGFVTFLSAVVPHVMLGYTVVVAILAYFLLFSGFFINRDRIPSYWIWFHYLSLVKYPYQAVLQNEFRDATRCFSRGVEMFDGTPIGAMSRAVKLKVLDAISKTLGTNMTANTCVTTGADVLAQQAVTDIGKWKCLLVTVAWGFFFRALFYVVLLVGSKNKRR; this comes from the coding sequence ATGGCGACCTCCGCCCACACGGTGCTCGACGtcgactccggcggcggcgcggcgaccgcggcggccGGCCCGCCGGTGCCGTACCTGCTGTCCTTCACCGACCTCTCGTACAGCGTcaggaagggcggcggcggggtcctGTCGTGCctgccgtcgagccgccgccgccgccacagcaaCCGCCTGGCGTCCGCggacgcgccggcgccgcccgacGCGCCCACCAAGGCGCTGCTCGACGGCATCTCCGGCGAGGCGCGGGACGGCGAGCTGTTCGCCGTCATGGGGGCCAGCGGGTCCGGCAAGTCCACGCTGGTCGACGCGCTCGCCGGCCGCATCGCGCGGGAGAGCCTCcgcggcgccgtcgagctcAACGGCGAGCCGCTCCatgggcgccgcctccgcgccatcTCCGCGTACGTCATGCAGGACGACCTGCTGTACCCGATGCTCACCGTGCGGGAGACGCTGCTGTTCGCCGCCGAGTTccgcctcccgcgcgcgctctcGCCGGACAAGAAGCGCGCCCGCGTCGACGCGCTCATCGACCAGCTCGgcctcgcgcgcgccgcggaCACCATCATCGGCGACGAGGCCCACCGCGGCGTGTCCGGCGGGGAGCGCCGCCGCGTGTCCATCGGCACGGACATCGTCCACGACCCCATCCTGCTGTTCCTCGACGAGCCCACCTCCGGGCTGGACTCGGCGAGCGCGTTCATGGTGGTGCAGGTGCTCCGCCGCATCGCGCAGAGCGGCAGCGTCGTCATCATGACCATCCACCAGCCCAGCGCGCGCATCCTCAACATCCtcgaccgcctcctcctcctctcccgcggccgcACCGTCTACGCCGGCACGCCGGTGGGGCTCAAGCCCTTCTTCTCCGAGTTCGGCGACCCCATCCCGGACAACGAGAACCCGGCCGAGTTCGCGCTCGACACCATCCGCGAGCTCGAGCACCAGCCCGACGGCGCCGCCCCGCTCGCCGACTTCAACGTCAAGTGGCAGTCCATGCACGCCGCACTCCCGGCAGCTGACAGCAAGGACAGCAAGCGATGCACCATGCCACTCGAGCTCGCCATCACGGAGAGCGTGTCGAGGGggaagctcgtcgccggcagcggcTCGGGGACGGCGTCGTCGACCTCGGTGCCGACGTTCGCGAACCCGCTGTCCGTCGAGGTGTGGGTGCTGATGAAGCGATCCTTCACGAACACGGGGCGCATGCCGGAGCTGTTCGTGATGCGGCTCGGCACGATCATGGTGACGGGGTTCATCCTCGCCACCATCTTCTGGCGCCTCGACGACACGCCCAAGGGAGTCCAGGAGCGTCTCGGCTTCTTCGCCATGGCGATGTCCACCATGTTCTACGTCTGCGCCGACGCGCTGCCGGTGTTCGTCCAGGAGCGCCACATCTACCTCCGAGAGACAGCGCACAACGCGTACCGGAGACTCTCCTACGTGTTCGCCAACGCCGTCGTCGCGTTCCCGCCGCTGGTGTTCCTGTCGCTGGCGTTCGCGGTGACCACCTTcttcgccgtcggcctcgccggcggcggcggttcgttCCTGTTCTTCGTGCTGATCATCCTGGCGTCGTTCTGGGCGGGGAGCGGGTTCGTGACGTTCCTGTCCGCGGTGGTGCCGCACGTCATGCTGGGATACACGGTGGtcgtcgccatcctcgcctACTTCCTGCTCTTCTCCGGCTTCTTCATCAACCGCGACCGCATCCCGAGCTACTGGATCTGGTTCCACTACCTGTCGCTCGTCAAGTACCCGTACCAGGCGGTGCTCCAGAACGAGTTCCGCGACGCGACGCGGTGCTTCTCCCGCGGCGTCGAGATGTTCGACGGGACGCCGATCGGCGCCATGTCCAGGGCCGTCAAGCTCAAGGTGCTCGATGCCATCAGCAAGACGCTCGGCACCAACATGACGGCGAACACCTGCGTCACCACCGGCGCCGACGTGCTGGCGCAGCAGGCCGTCACTGACATTGGCAAGTGGAAGTGCCTGCTGGTCACCGTGGCGTGGGGGTTCTTCTTCCGGGCTCTCTTCTACGTCGTCTTGCTCGTCGGCAGCAAGAACAAGAGgaggtag